One region of Streptomyces sp. NBC_00442 genomic DNA includes:
- a CDS encoding carboxymuconolactone decarboxylase family protein, with the protein MFTEHTLETAPAAARKSLEAVARHLGRIAPAAAKMAGSPHLLDGFLKLNGIFEQTTLEPVAREVLVMTVAVRNECHVCVAMHTGRLRALGADEELVAALNERRPLADPELDAVRRFTLAVLEKAGGVEDETVKDFLSYGYTEQNALEVVLGIGTYTLSTFANRLTGAAM; encoded by the coding sequence ATGTTCACCGAGCACACCCTGGAAACGGCCCCGGCCGCCGCCCGCAAGTCGCTGGAGGCAGTCGCCCGCCACCTGGGCCGGATCGCCCCGGCCGCCGCCAAGATGGCCGGCTCCCCGCACCTCCTCGACGGCTTCCTCAAGCTGAACGGCATCTTCGAGCAGACCACCCTGGAGCCGGTCGCGCGCGAGGTCCTCGTCATGACGGTGGCGGTGCGCAACGAGTGCCACGTGTGCGTGGCGATGCACACCGGAAGGCTGCGCGCGCTGGGCGCCGACGAAGAGCTGGTGGCCGCCCTGAACGAGCGCCGCCCGCTCGCCGACCCGGAGCTGGATGCCGTACGCCGCTTCACCCTCGCGGTCCTCGAAAAGGCCGGCGGAGTCGAGGACGAGACCGTCAAGGACTTTCTGTCGTACGGGTACACCGAGCAGAACGCCCTCGAAGTGGTGCTCGGCATCGGCACCTACACGCTGTCCACCTTCGCGAACCGCCTGACCGGCGCGGCCATGTGA
- a CDS encoding aldo/keto reductase has protein sequence MKYTQLGRTGLQVSRIVLGTMNFGPQTDEAASHAIMDAAHGAGINFFDTANVYGWGENKGRTEEIIGSWFAQGGDRRDKTVLATKLNGNMAAGEAWPNHHKLSAVNIRRSVEASLKRLRTDHIDVYQFHHIDRLTPFEEIWQAIDVLITQGKILYAGSSNFPGYKIAQANEIAARTGRLGLVSEQCLYNLAERRAEMEIVPAAQEYGLGVIPWSPLHGGMLGGILRKEREGTAGRSKGGLAAQALSVPAVRQQVQAYEELVAKHDLDPAEVALAWLLTRPGVAGPIVGPRTADQLDAAVRAVEIDLPEEFLTALDDIFPGPGPSPEAFAW, from the coding sequence ATGAAGTACACGCAGCTCGGACGCACGGGTCTCCAGGTCAGCAGGATCGTCCTGGGGACGATGAACTTCGGACCGCAGACCGACGAGGCGGCAAGCCACGCGATCATGGATGCCGCGCACGGCGCCGGCATCAACTTCTTCGACACCGCCAACGTGTACGGCTGGGGCGAGAACAAGGGCCGTACCGAGGAGATCATCGGCAGCTGGTTCGCCCAGGGCGGCGACCGGCGCGACAAGACGGTCCTCGCCACCAAGCTCAACGGCAACATGGCGGCGGGCGAGGCCTGGCCCAACCACCACAAGCTGTCGGCGGTCAACATCCGCCGCTCGGTGGAGGCTTCGCTCAAGCGCCTGCGCACGGACCACATCGACGTCTACCAGTTCCACCACATCGACCGCCTGACCCCGTTCGAGGAGATCTGGCAGGCGATCGACGTCCTCATCACCCAGGGCAAGATCCTCTACGCCGGCTCGTCCAACTTCCCCGGCTACAAGATCGCCCAGGCCAACGAGATCGCCGCCCGCACCGGACGCCTCGGCCTCGTCAGCGAGCAGTGCCTCTACAACCTCGCCGAACGCCGCGCCGAAATGGAGATCGTCCCGGCCGCCCAGGAGTACGGGCTCGGGGTCATCCCGTGGTCGCCGCTGCACGGCGGCATGCTCGGCGGCATCCTGCGCAAGGAGCGCGAGGGCACGGCGGGCCGGTCCAAGGGCGGCCTCGCCGCGCAGGCCCTGTCCGTCCCGGCGGTACGGCAGCAGGTGCAGGCGTACGAGGAACTGGTCGCCAAGCACGACCTCGACCCCGCCGAGGTGGCGCTGGCCTGGCTGTTGACGCGGCCGGGCGTCGCGGGTCCGATCGTCGGCCCGCGTACGGCGGACCAGCTCGACGCGGCGGTGCGGGCGGTCGAGATCGACCTGCCCGAGGAGTTCCTGACCGCGCTCGACGACATCTTCCCCGGCCCCGGGCCGTCCCCGGAGGCCTTCGCCTGGTAG
- a CDS encoding MarR family winged helix-turn-helix transcriptional regulator, with protein sequence MDNVVDEKKVNQVVDSRNVGAHEAAAHEAGSAPRRAAAPPPDAPGYELPLLLLAGFRSLIDRLHAELARQGHPDLRPAHGFALQAIGLPGSTASEIGRRLGVSKQAAGKTVDRLIALGYAERADDPGDARRKLVRLTPHGLDALARSAAVFDELRASWGETLGHDRLRELEASLRTAVPPEAFRLDASSWLGS encoded by the coding sequence ATGGACAACGTGGTTGACGAAAAAAAGGTAAACCAGGTTGTCGATTCACGCAACGTCGGTGCGCACGAGGCCGCTGCGCACGAGGCCGGCTCCGCGCCCCGCCGCGCCGCCGCGCCGCCCCCCGACGCGCCCGGATACGAGCTCCCGCTGCTCCTCCTCGCCGGGTTCCGCTCGCTCATCGACCGGCTGCACGCCGAACTCGCCCGCCAGGGCCACCCCGACCTGCGCCCGGCCCACGGCTTCGCCCTCCAGGCCATCGGGCTTCCCGGGTCGACCGCCAGCGAGATCGGCCGCAGGCTCGGCGTCTCCAAGCAGGCGGCCGGCAAGACGGTGGACCGCCTCATCGCGCTGGGCTACGCCGAGCGGGCCGACGACCCCGGCGACGCCCGGCGCAAACTGGTCCGGCTCACCCCGCACGGTCTCGACGCGCTCGCGCGCTCGGCGGCCGTGTTCGACGAGCTCCGGGCGAGCTGGGGCGAGACCCTGGGCCACGACCGGCTGCGCGAGCTCGAAGCGTCGCTGCGCACGGCCGTGCCGCCGGAGGCCTTCCGCCTCGACGCCTCCAGCTGGTTGGGCAGTTGA
- a CDS encoding MFS transporter: MSTGSGADSAPAPTPTYNKRGGGTFSSLGVRNYRLFFSGAIVSNVGTWMARITQDWLVLTITGSSVAVGITTAMQFLPMLLFGLYGGVIADRFAKRNILFVTQAAMGLGGLFLAVMTLSGHVQVWHVYLTAFFTGLVTVVDNPTRQSFVSEMVGPDRVRNAVSLNSANFQSARLVGPAVAGLVMAAVGPGWAFLANGLSFTAPLIMLTLMRTKDLQPTKLAPRGKGQLKEGLAYVSERPELIWPIVLVGFVGTFGFNFPIWLSAFASDVFHGDSGMYGLFNSLMAIGSLVGALLAARRSTTRLRMLAGAAVLFALLEIVAAGSPDIGVFMALLIPVGILGLTVNVTANASVQMATDPEMRGRVMSLFMMVFTGGTPLGGPLFGWLTDVYGVRVSLALGGLICGAAAVGVGLMLARAANLRLKVDVRPGHRHLEFVPRDRTLVAAA, from the coding sequence TTGAGTACGGGATCCGGAGCAGACTCCGCCCCCGCACCTACCCCTACCTACAACAAGCGCGGCGGGGGGACGTTCTCCTCGCTGGGCGTCCGTAACTACCGGCTGTTCTTCTCCGGCGCCATCGTGTCCAACGTAGGCACCTGGATGGCCCGGATCACCCAGGACTGGCTGGTCCTGACCATCACCGGATCCTCGGTCGCGGTCGGCATCACCACCGCCATGCAGTTCCTGCCGATGCTCCTGTTCGGCCTGTACGGCGGCGTCATAGCCGACCGGTTCGCCAAGCGGAACATCCTGTTCGTGACGCAGGCGGCGATGGGGCTCGGCGGGCTGTTCCTCGCCGTGATGACCCTGTCCGGGCACGTCCAGGTGTGGCACGTCTATCTCACGGCCTTCTTCACCGGTCTGGTCACCGTCGTCGACAACCCGACGCGGCAGTCCTTCGTCTCCGAGATGGTCGGGCCCGACCGGGTGCGCAACGCCGTCAGCCTCAACTCGGCGAACTTCCAGTCCGCCCGGCTCGTCGGCCCCGCCGTCGCCGGCCTCGTGATGGCGGCCGTCGGACCCGGCTGGGCGTTCCTCGCGAACGGCCTGTCGTTCACCGCGCCGCTGATCATGCTGACGCTGATGCGCACCAAGGACCTGCAGCCGACCAAGCTCGCCCCGCGCGGCAAGGGCCAGCTGAAGGAAGGGCTCGCGTACGTGTCCGAGCGGCCCGAGCTGATCTGGCCGATCGTCCTGGTGGGCTTCGTCGGCACCTTCGGGTTCAACTTCCCCATCTGGCTGAGCGCGTTCGCCTCCGACGTCTTCCACGGCGACTCCGGCATGTACGGCCTGTTCAACAGCCTGATGGCGATCGGCTCGCTCGTCGGCGCGCTGCTCGCGGCCCGTCGCTCCACCACCCGGCTGCGGATGCTGGCCGGCGCCGCCGTGCTGTTCGCGCTCCTTGAGATCGTCGCGGCCGGTTCGCCCGACATCGGCGTGTTCATGGCGTTGCTCATCCCCGTCGGCATCCTCGGCCTGACGGTGAACGTGACCGCCAACGCCTCGGTGCAGATGGCCACCGACCCCGAGATGCGCGGCCGTGTGATGAGCCTGTTCATGATGGTCTTCACCGGCGGCACCCCGCTGGGCGGTCCGCTCTTCGGCTGGCTCACCGACGTCTACGGCGTCCGCGTCAGCCTCGCGCTCGGCGGCCTCATCTGCGGTGCGGCGGCGGTCGGCGTGGGTCTGATGCTGGCCCGCGCGGCCAACCTGCGCCTGAAGGTCGATGTGCGCCCCGGACACCGGCACCTGGAGTTCGTGCCCCGCGACCGGACGCTGGTGGCAGCCGCCTGA
- a CDS encoding DUF4232 domain-containing protein, with translation MPHLRTAPLAAIIALSAGLTLTACGGDGDGSGRVATDTPGNTATGSTGTASGSPGADGGRTMAPSGGGTGGGTNAGTGTGTGTGTGPDGDRCRTSGLAFAVAPGSGAQSKGSQGAVTITLTNKGTKSCVLKGYPGVDLVGGTTRWSLTRQTSQSPATVTVRPGATTTFTIFYLPFDQGDGQEFQPKSIVITPPDETHAHTLPWTFSPVLLQDGATHPGTYVSPVGSK, from the coding sequence GTGCCGCATCTGCGCACCGCTCCCCTGGCCGCGATCATCGCCCTCAGCGCCGGCCTGACCCTGACCGCCTGCGGCGGCGATGGCGACGGCTCCGGCCGGGTCGCCACCGACACCCCGGGCAACACCGCCACCGGCAGCACCGGAACAGCATCCGGCTCCCCCGGTGCGGACGGCGGCCGCACCATGGCCCCCTCCGGCGGCGGCACCGGCGGCGGCACCAATGCGGGAACCGGAACCGGCACCGGAACCGGAACCGGTCCTGACGGCGACCGCTGCCGGACGTCCGGGCTCGCCTTCGCCGTCGCCCCCGGCAGCGGGGCCCAGTCGAAGGGTTCGCAGGGCGCCGTCACCATCACGCTCACCAACAAGGGCACCAAGTCCTGCGTGCTGAAGGGCTATCCGGGCGTCGACCTGGTCGGCGGCACGACCAGGTGGTCCCTGACCCGCCAGACCTCCCAGTCCCCCGCGACGGTCACCGTACGGCCCGGCGCGACGACCACCTTCACGATCTTCTACCTGCCGTTCGACCAAGGCGACGGACAGGAGTTCCAGCCGAAGTCGATCGTTATCACCCCGCCGGACGAGACCCATGCGCACACCCTGCCGTGGACCTTCTCCCCTGTCCTGCTCCAGGACGGCGCGACCCACCCCGGCACCTATGTGAGCCCCGTCGGCTCGAAGTGA
- a CDS encoding DUF2786 domain-containing protein, whose translation MGAVDRAFAAALYIEGDAALDTGASLLAAAPDADAELALRGREFVRRAWERGWQPADVARIVRRDLDEPQVRILGGLVRDELARYERLPARWQGQVDELPREAWRADRFSYATAVLELYRLLLALPAIEPAGPVPGASVLGPPVHGEPKALARIRALLAKAEATGFPEEAEALSTKAQELMARHSVDEALLAARGTGGEAPGACRIGVDAPYETAKAILLDAVASANHCRAVWNSELGFTTVVGFEGDLEAVELLYTSLLVQGTAAMTKAEAAQRAGGRKRTKTFRQSFLLAYAGRLGDLLSATARHVEAEFAGELLPVLATRAVAVAGRAEEMFPRTVSTRVRGVSDESGWRDGRAAADQAHRPPGGSTPHPDRTLTPPGTE comes from the coding sequence ATGGGGGCCGTGGACCGGGCCTTCGCGGCGGCGCTGTACATCGAGGGCGACGCCGCCCTCGACACCGGCGCCTCTCTGCTCGCCGCCGCGCCCGACGCCGACGCCGAACTCGCCCTGCGCGGGCGGGAGTTCGTGCGGCGGGCCTGGGAGCGGGGCTGGCAGCCCGCCGACGTCGCGCGGATCGTACGGCGTGACCTGGACGAGCCCCAGGTACGCATCCTCGGCGGCCTGGTCCGCGACGAGCTGGCCCGTTACGAGCGGCTGCCCGCGCGCTGGCAGGGGCAGGTCGACGAGCTGCCGCGCGAGGCGTGGCGGGCCGACCGCTTCTCGTACGCCACCGCCGTCCTCGAGCTGTACCGGCTGCTGCTCGCGCTGCCCGCGATCGAGCCGGCCGGGCCGGTGCCCGGTGCCTCCGTGCTCGGGCCGCCGGTGCACGGCGAACCGAAGGCGCTGGCCCGGATCCGGGCGCTGCTCGCCAAGGCCGAGGCGACCGGGTTCCCCGAGGAGGCGGAGGCGCTCAGCACCAAGGCGCAGGAACTGATGGCGCGGCACAGCGTGGACGAGGCGCTGCTCGCGGCGCGCGGGACCGGCGGGGAGGCGCCGGGGGCGTGCCGGATCGGGGTGGACGCGCCGTACGAGACGGCGAAGGCGATCCTGCTCGACGCGGTCGCCTCCGCCAACCACTGCCGGGCGGTGTGGAACTCCGAGCTCGGCTTCACGACGGTCGTCGGCTTCGAGGGTGACCTGGAGGCGGTCGAGCTGCTGTACACCTCGCTGCTCGTGCAGGGCACGGCGGCGATGACGAAGGCCGAGGCGGCGCAGCGGGCGGGGGGACGCAAGCGCACGAAGACGTTCCGGCAGTCGTTCCTGCTGGCGTACGCGGGGCGGCTCGGCGACCTGCTGTCCGCGACGGCGCGGCATGTGGAGGCCGAGTTCGCGGGGGAGCTCCTTCCCGTCCTTGCGACGCGGGCGGTGGCTGTCGCGGGGCGGGCGGAGGAGATGTTCCCGCGGACCGTCTCGACGCGGGTGCGGGGTGTGTCCGACGAGTCCGGCTGGCGCGACGGCCGAGCCGCCGCCGACCAGGCCCACCGCCCCCCGGGGGGCTCCACCCCCCACCCCGATCGCACCTTGACGCCGCCCGGCACCGAGTAG
- a CDS encoding DUF397 domain-containing protein has protein sequence MHHAYNGMAAAELQGAAWQKSRHSNSQGSCVEFAKLPGGGVAVRNSRHPDGPALVYTRAEIEAMLLGIKDGEFDHLIAD, from the coding sequence TTGCACCACGCGTACAACGGCATGGCGGCAGCGGAGCTTCAGGGTGCCGCGTGGCAGAAGAGCCGGCACAGCAACTCGCAGGGGTCCTGCGTCGAGTTCGCCAAACTGCCGGGGGGAGGGGTGGCGGTACGCAACTCACGCCACCCCGACGGGCCTGCCCTGGTCTACACCAGGGCGGAGATCGAGGCGATGCTGCTCGGGATCAAGGACGGGGAGTTCGACCACCTGATAGCGGACTGA
- a CDS encoding MarR family winged helix-turn-helix transcriptional regulator, which translates to MSDLPHGTGDNAAAVNSLRSAVMRLSRRLKHQRVDESLSPTEMSVLGTLFRCGSATPGELARKEHVQPPSMTRIVALLESKGLVRLEPHPDDRRQKVVSQTEEAEAMLEESRRKRNAWLASLAEGLDEDEWAKLRAAAPVLEKLAHL; encoded by the coding sequence ATGTCTGACCTGCCCCACGGCACAGGCGACAACGCCGCCGCCGTGAACTCCCTGCGCTCGGCCGTCATGCGGCTGAGCCGGCGCCTCAAGCACCAGCGCGTCGACGAATCGCTCAGCCCGACCGAGATGTCGGTGCTCGGCACACTCTTCCGCTGCGGCTCGGCCACCCCCGGTGAGCTGGCCCGCAAGGAGCACGTACAGCCGCCGTCGATGACCCGGATCGTCGCACTGCTTGAGTCGAAGGGCCTGGTCAGGCTGGAGCCACACCCCGATGACCGCCGCCAGAAGGTGGTCAGCCAGACCGAAGAGGCCGAGGCGATGCTCGAAGAGAGCCGCCGCAAGCGCAACGCCTGGCTGGCCTCCCTCGCGGAAGGTCTGGACGAGGACGAATGGGCGAAGCTGCGCGCGGCCGCCCCGGTCCTGGAGAAGCTCGCACATCTGTAA
- a CDS encoding helix-turn-helix domain-containing protein, whose protein sequence is MTAGEAWGSPRPSAVEAGGGSVVRRILLGSQLRRLRESRGITREAAGYSIRASESKISRMELGRVSFKARDVEDLLTLYGVGDESERMSLLGLAKEANIAGWWHSFGDVLPGWFQTYIGLEGAASVIRTYEVQFVHGLLQTEAYAHAVVSRGMHGAPAAEIDKRVALRLERQKALVSERAPQFHAVLDEAALRRPYGEREVMRGQLRHLIEMSEQPNIHLQVMPFSFGGHAGESGAFTMLRFPESDLSDIVYLEQLTSALYLDKAEEVAQYERAMARLQQDSPGPEESRDLLRGLLQLS, encoded by the coding sequence GTGACCGCAGGGGAGGCATGGGGATCCCCCCGGCCGAGCGCAGTCGAGGCCGGCGGAGGCTCCGTGGTCCGGCGCATTCTGCTGGGATCTCAGCTCAGGCGCCTGCGCGAGTCGCGCGGCATCACGCGGGAAGCTGCCGGGTACTCGATCCGGGCGTCCGAGTCCAAGATCAGTCGTATGGAGTTGGGGCGCGTGAGCTTCAAGGCCAGGGATGTCGAGGACCTGCTCACGCTCTACGGCGTCGGCGACGAATCCGAGCGCATGTCACTGCTCGGCCTCGCCAAGGAGGCCAACATCGCGGGCTGGTGGCACAGCTTCGGCGATGTGCTGCCCGGCTGGTTCCAGACATATATCGGTCTGGAGGGCGCCGCCTCGGTGATCCGTACCTATGAAGTCCAGTTCGTGCACGGCCTGTTGCAGACCGAGGCGTACGCCCACGCAGTCGTGTCGCGCGGCATGCACGGGGCTCCCGCCGCAGAGATCGACAAGCGCGTCGCGCTGCGTCTCGAACGGCAGAAGGCCCTGGTGTCCGAGCGGGCCCCCCAGTTCCACGCGGTCCTCGACGAGGCCGCGCTGCGCCGCCCGTACGGCGAACGCGAAGTGATGCGGGGCCAGTTGAGGCACCTCATCGAAATGTCGGAGCAGCCCAACATCCACCTCCAGGTGATGCCGTTCAGCTTCGGCGGGCACGCGGGTGAGAGCGGCGCCTTCACGATGCTGCGGTTCCCCGAGTCGGACCTGTCGGACATCGTCTATCTCGAACAGCTCACCTCCGCCCTGTATTTGGACAAGGCGGAAGAGGTCGCCCAGTACGAACGCGCCATGGCCCGACTGCAACAGGACAGCCCAGGCCCCGAGGAAAGCCGCGATCTTCTGCGCGGACTCCTTCAACTCAGCTGA
- a CDS encoding FUSC family protein, which translates to MSWLRALKETARSGLKVEPRRLEPLVALRGAAGLAVVVGISLTLFGPSVAASSAFGAFQGAIATYQRSWRPRPALALASGLSLAISTFLGYLVGTHSPFFLLLLALWTFLAGLAWAVGPTVGVIASSNVAIMLVTVTLPSSLAEAAGHAAMIAFGGVVQAALVVLFPIRRWGAQRDALADALAAEADYARRLRHDPVAPFDPQPLMTARLAAAVTPREARRRPSQLHGSRGVAERIRPVLASLADPALGVPEEGVERDRVRELLAAAATVLDAAARAVRHGEAAVIPPAAEAALATPDTGAILTGPARRAAARLIALLADVVETAQGGGTGAGAEPLLRPTLPRLVPLALRTMRAEATNRHSPVFRHAVRVCAVATAGYLLGHVLPFGHGYWAPMASVMVMRPDFSLTYARAVARFGGTLVGVALATGIVQLTHPDTGLSAAIAVTCAFLAYLLMRTGYAVLSGCVSAYVVFLLGMGGLQWTQTVPDRVFLTLIGGALAMVSYAVYPAWETPRLRTRLADWLAASGRYASAVVAHYADPGRGSREVRQALLDTRAARIAWQEALDKATHEPVRHRGLSRSSAEEAAHALGQLGRTAMLMEAHLPEGDAVPVPAAAQLAEALREATERGAKAVRERRVPQWEEVEQALAAWDGEGVPDRVVRSGASLVLHCLDDLTDALTVPDSPQA; encoded by the coding sequence ATGAGCTGGCTCCGGGCGTTGAAGGAGACCGCCCGTTCGGGGCTGAAGGTGGAGCCACGACGCCTCGAACCCCTCGTCGCACTGCGCGGCGCCGCCGGCCTCGCCGTAGTCGTAGGGATCAGCCTCACCCTCTTCGGCCCCTCCGTCGCCGCGAGCTCCGCGTTCGGCGCGTTCCAGGGCGCCATCGCCACGTATCAGCGCAGCTGGCGCCCGCGCCCCGCACTCGCCCTCGCCTCCGGGCTCTCCCTCGCGATCTCCACCTTCCTCGGCTACCTCGTCGGCACGCACTCCCCCTTCTTCCTGCTGCTGCTCGCGCTCTGGACGTTCCTGGCCGGCCTCGCGTGGGCGGTCGGGCCGACCGTCGGCGTGATCGCCTCGTCCAACGTGGCGATCATGCTGGTCACCGTCACGCTGCCCAGCTCGCTCGCCGAAGCCGCCGGGCACGCCGCGATGATCGCGTTCGGCGGGGTCGTACAGGCCGCTCTCGTCGTCCTGTTCCCCATCCGCCGGTGGGGCGCGCAGCGCGACGCGCTCGCGGACGCGCTTGCCGCGGAGGCCGACTACGCGCGGCGGCTGCGGCACGACCCGGTCGCCCCGTTCGACCCGCAGCCCCTCATGACCGCCCGGCTCGCCGCCGCCGTCACCCCGCGCGAGGCCCGCCGCCGCCCCTCCCAGCTCCACGGCTCCCGTGGCGTCGCCGAGCGCATCAGGCCCGTGCTCGCCTCGCTCGCCGACCCGGCGCTCGGCGTCCCCGAGGAGGGCGTGGAGCGCGACCGCGTACGGGAGTTGCTCGCCGCCGCGGCCACCGTCCTCGATGCCGCCGCCCGCGCCGTGCGGCACGGCGAGGCCGCCGTCATCCCGCCCGCCGCCGAGGCCGCGCTCGCCACCCCCGACACCGGGGCCATTCTCACCGGCCCCGCCCGCCGCGCCGCGGCCCGGCTCATCGCGCTGCTCGCGGACGTCGTCGAAACCGCACAGGGCGGCGGCACGGGCGCGGGAGCCGAGCCCCTGCTCAGGCCCACCCTGCCCCGTCTGGTCCCGCTGGCCCTGCGCACCATGCGCGCCGAAGCCACCAACCGGCACTCGCCGGTCTTCCGGCACGCCGTCCGGGTCTGCGCGGTCGCCACGGCCGGCTATCTGCTCGGCCACGTCCTGCCGTTCGGGCACGGCTACTGGGCCCCGATGGCCTCGGTGATGGTGATGCGCCCGGACTTCTCGCTCACCTACGCGCGAGCGGTCGCCCGCTTCGGCGGCACCCTCGTCGGCGTCGCGCTCGCCACCGGCATCGTGCAGCTTACCCACCCCGACACCGGGCTCTCCGCCGCCATCGCGGTGACCTGCGCGTTCCTGGCCTACCTGCTGATGCGTACGGGATACGCGGTGCTGAGCGGCTGCGTCTCCGCGTACGTCGTCTTCCTGCTCGGCATGGGCGGCCTCCAGTGGACCCAGACCGTGCCCGACCGGGTCTTCCTGACGCTGATCGGTGGCGCGCTCGCGATGGTCTCGTACGCCGTCTACCCGGCCTGGGAGACCCCGCGCCTGCGCACCCGCCTCGCCGACTGGCTTGCCGCGAGCGGGCGTTACGCCTCGGCGGTCGTCGCCCACTACGCCGACCCGGGCCGCGGCTCTCGCGAGGTCCGCCAGGCGCTGCTCGACACCCGCGCGGCCCGCATCGCCTGGCAGGAAGCGCTCGACAAGGCCACCCACGAGCCGGTGCGCCACCGCGGGCTCTCGCGTTCCTCGGCCGAGGAAGCCGCCCATGCGCTCGGCCAGTTGGGGCGTACGGCCATGCTGATGGAGGCGCACCTGCCGGAAGGGGACGCGGTGCCGGTGCCGGCCGCCGCGCAACTCGCCGAGGCGCTGCGCGAGGCGACCGAGCGGGGGGCGAAGGCGGTACGGGAGCGGCGGGTTCCGCAGTGGGAGGAGGTCGAGCAGGCGCTGGCCGCCTGGGACGGCGAGGGCGTGCCCGACCGCGTCGTACGCAGCGGCGCGAGCCTCGTCCTGCACTGCCTCGACGACCTGACCGACGCCCTGACCGTGCCGGACTCGCCGCAGGCGTGA
- a CDS encoding ATP-binding protein translates to MGTNGSTMLEPCQPLRQALPPFDPSTVAGSASCALPARFEAVGGARKFTRSTLTQWDLTDCFDDVALVVSELVTNALRHALPADTPRETEVPVRLHLMRWTSRLVCAVRDPSDDSPVEREPDDFGAESGRGLFLVESFADSWGWHPLTGAVGGKVVWALFRLQPAE, encoded by the coding sequence ATGGGGACGAATGGATCGACCATGCTGGAGCCTTGCCAGCCCTTAAGGCAGGCGCTTCCCCCCTTCGACCCCTCGACCGTGGCCGGTTCCGCCTCGTGCGCGCTGCCCGCCCGCTTCGAAGCGGTGGGCGGGGCACGGAAGTTCACCAGATCCACGCTGACGCAGTGGGACCTCACGGACTGTTTCGACGACGTCGCCCTGGTCGTCTCCGAACTCGTCACCAACGCCCTGCGCCACGCGCTGCCCGCGGACACCCCGCGCGAGACCGAAGTGCCGGTACGCCTGCACCTCATGCGCTGGACGAGCCGGCTGGTGTGCGCGGTGCGCGACCCCAGCGACGACAGCCCGGTCGAGCGCGAGCCCGACGACTTCGGCGCGGAATCCGGCCGCGGCCTGTTCCTGGTCGAGTCGTTCGCCGACAGCTGGGGCTGGCACCCGCTCACGGGAGCGGTCGGCGGCAAGGTCGTGTGGGCGCTGTTCCGCCTCCAGCCGGCCGAGTGA
- a CDS encoding aldo/keto reductase: MKYTQLGRTGLQVSRLVLGTMNFGSETDEAGSHALLDAALEAGINFVDTANIYGIDEDKGLTEKILGSWFAQGGGRRDKVVLATKMYGDMTPGKRWSSEAWPNHNKLSAVNIRRSVEASLKRLRTDHIDIYQFHHIDRLTPFEEIWQAIDVLITQGKILYAGSSNFPGYKIAQANEIAARTGRLGLVSEQCLYNLAERRAEMEIIPAAQEYGLGVIPWSPLHQGLLGGALRKERDGTGARTTRTGRSAAGLADPAVRGRVEAYENLLAKHDLDPGEVALAWLLSRPGVTGPIVGPRTPAHLESALRAVELELSEELLGALDEIFPGPGPSPEAFAW; encoded by the coding sequence ATGAAGTACACACAGCTCGGACGCACCGGACTCCAGGTCAGCCGTCTCGTCCTCGGCACGATGAACTTCGGCAGCGAAACCGACGAGGCCGGCAGCCACGCCCTCTTGGACGCCGCCCTGGAGGCGGGCATCAACTTCGTCGACACCGCCAACATCTATGGCATCGACGAGGACAAGGGACTCACCGAGAAGATCCTCGGCTCCTGGTTCGCCCAGGGCGGCGGCCGCCGCGACAAGGTCGTCCTGGCCACCAAGATGTACGGGGACATGACGCCCGGCAAGCGGTGGAGCAGCGAGGCCTGGCCCAACCACAACAAGCTGTCGGCGGTCAACATCCGCCGCTCGGTGGAGGCTTCGCTCAAGCGCCTGCGCACGGACCACATCGACATCTACCAGTTCCACCACATCGACCGCCTGACCCCGTTCGAGGAGATCTGGCAGGCGATCGACGTCCTCATCACCCAGGGCAAGATCCTCTACGCCGGCTCGTCCAACTTCCCCGGCTACAAGATCGCCCAGGCCAACGAGATCGCCGCCCGCACCGGACGCCTCGGCCTCGTCAGCGAGCAGTGCCTCTACAACCTCGCCGAACGCCGCGCCGAAATGGAGATCATCCCGGCCGCCCAGGAGTACGGGCTCGGGGTCATCCCGTGGTCGCCGCTGCACCAGGGGCTGCTCGGCGGCGCACTGCGCAAGGAGCGCGACGGCACGGGCGCACGCACCACCAGGACCGGCCGCTCGGCCGCGGGCCTGGCCGACCCCGCCGTGCGGGGCCGGGTCGAGGCGTACGAGAACCTGCTCGCCAAGCACGACCTCGACCCGGGCGAGGTGGCGCTTGCCTGGCTGCTGTCGCGCCCCGGCGTGACCGGGCCCATCGTCGGCCCGCGCACCCCCGCCCATCTCGAATCGGCGCTGCGCGCCGTGGAGTTGGAGCTGAGCGAGGAGCTGCTCGGCGCTCTCGACGAGATCTTCCCCGGCCCGGGTCCCTCGCCGGAGGCCTTCGCCTGGTAG